A stretch of Dyella sp. BiH032 DNA encodes these proteins:
- a CDS encoding M15 family metallopeptidase has translation MPISATTSKISHSSACATAISRLALPVAILLGGCAAPAEKPPVATGTLAQANLVDIRSLAPDIAEDIKYAGSDNFVGTPVDGYEAAKCYLLRPAAEALAGVERSLRTDHRRLLLWDCYRPARAVRHFVRWGGDLADQRTKATHYPHLDKRVLLGDYIAPRSGHSRGATMDLTLLQCDAHDEHCTPLDMGTPFDYFDPRANTDSTDVTPAQRANRDLLRTAMKRGGFRNYPFEWWHYTLDPEPTPDTYYDLPIR, from the coding sequence ATGCCGATTTCAGCTACGACTTCGAAGATCTCGCATTCAAGCGCATGCGCGACTGCGATTAGCCGCCTGGCGCTGCCGGTCGCCATTCTGCTGGGCGGCTGCGCCGCGCCGGCGGAAAAGCCACCGGTCGCCACCGGCACGTTGGCGCAGGCGAACTTGGTGGACATCCGCAGCCTCGCGCCCGATATCGCCGAAGACATCAAGTACGCCGGTAGCGACAACTTCGTCGGCACGCCCGTCGACGGCTACGAAGCGGCCAAGTGCTATCTGCTGCGGCCTGCCGCGGAGGCGCTCGCCGGCGTGGAACGCAGCCTGCGCACCGATCACCGGCGCCTGCTGCTGTGGGACTGCTACCGGCCCGCCCGTGCCGTGCGCCATTTCGTGCGCTGGGGCGGCGACCTCGCCGACCAGCGCACCAAGGCTACGCACTATCCCCATCTCGACAAGCGCGTACTGCTCGGCGACTACATTGCTCCACGCTCGGGTCACAGCCGCGGCGCAACGATGGATCTGACCCTGCTGCAATGCGACGCGCACGACGAGCATTGCACACCATTGGACATGGGCACGCCCTTCGACTACTTCGATCCGCGCGCCAACACCGACTCGACGGATGTCACCCCGGCGCAGCGCGCCAACCGCGACCTGCTCCGCACGGCGATGAAGCGCGGCGGCTTCCGCAACTACCCATTCGAATGGTGGCACTACACGCTGGATCCGGAGCCCACACCGGACACCTATTACGACCTGCCGATCCGCTGA
- a CDS encoding dipeptidase, which yields MKAWPHLSALALPLLLWTGTAAAAQDPPVTIDTHVDIPLAYMREPRFDAGKDTPLQVDLGKMERGGLNAVFFVIYVEQGPLDAKGYAKAVAQAKRKYEDIHLLVQRYPQRIRLATTPAQVLANRKDGVLSAMIGIENGYSLGHDLKNLDWAFAQGARYIGLTHVGHNDLCTSSMPTADLGDPPLSDAGLSEFGRQVVERANRLGIMVDISHSSDACVRDVLKLSRAPIIASHSGAHALVNHPRNLPDDLLRAIAAKGGVIQAVAYKGFLKLDPGRELAEKALQAQVAKRAGDKQYDSEKHDFLPAYVEGMRRIDAAFPLPTLDDYVAQIRHMVEVAGIDHVGIASDFDGGGGIDGWRDAGQTRNVTAALRRAGFSDADIAKLWGGNLLRVWGDVERAADATPR from the coding sequence ATGAAGGCTTGGCCTCACCTGAGCGCGTTGGCGCTGCCCTTGCTCCTGTGGACCGGCACCGCCGCCGCGGCGCAGGATCCGCCCGTCACCATCGACACCCACGTCGACATCCCGCTGGCCTACATGCGCGAGCCGCGCTTCGACGCCGGCAAGGACACGCCGCTGCAAGTCGACCTGGGCAAGATGGAGCGCGGCGGCCTGAATGCCGTGTTCTTCGTGATCTATGTGGAACAGGGCCCGCTGGACGCAAAGGGCTACGCCAAGGCCGTCGCGCAGGCGAAGCGCAAGTACGAGGACATCCATTTGCTGGTGCAGCGCTATCCGCAGCGCATCCGCCTTGCCACCACGCCGGCGCAAGTCCTGGCCAACCGCAAAGACGGCGTGCTGTCGGCCATGATCGGCATCGAGAACGGCTACTCGCTCGGCCACGATCTGAAGAACCTCGACTGGGCCTTCGCGCAGGGCGCGCGCTACATCGGCCTCACCCACGTCGGCCACAACGACCTGTGCACCAGCTCCATGCCAACCGCCGACCTCGGCGACCCGCCGCTCAGCGATGCCGGCCTCAGCGAGTTCGGCCGCCAGGTGGTGGAGCGTGCCAACCGGCTGGGCATCATGGTCGACATCTCGCACAGCTCGGACGCTTGCGTGCGCGATGTGCTTAAGCTTTCCAGGGCCCCGATCATCGCCTCGCACTCCGGCGCCCACGCCCTGGTGAATCACCCGCGCAACCTGCCGGACGACCTGCTGCGCGCGATCGCGGCCAAGGGTGGCGTGATCCAGGCCGTCGCGTACAAGGGTTTCCTCAAACTCGATCCGGGCCGCGAACTTGCCGAGAAGGCACTGCAGGCGCAGGTGGCGAAGCGGGCGGGCGACAAGCAGTACGACAGCGAGAAGCACGATTTCTTGCCGGCATACGTCGAGGGCATGCGCCGCATCGATGCGGCGTTCCCTCTCCCCACATTGGACGATTACGTCGCGCAGATCCGCCATATGGTGGAGGTCGCCGGCATCGACCACGTGGGTATTGCCTCGGATTTCGATGGCGGCGGCGGCATCGATGGCTGGCGCGATGCCGGCCAGACCCGCAACGTCACCGCGGCGCTGCGCCGTGCGGGCTTCAGCGATGCGGACATCGCCAAGCTCTGGGGCGGCAACCTGCTGCGCGTGTGGGGGGACGTGGAGCGAGCGGCCGATGCGACGCCTCGCTAG
- the lysA gene encoding diaminopimelate decarboxylase, producing MQHTATLAAGDTLHPDALFDGVDLRRLAERIPTPFHAYSANAIRARIAGLQDALHGLDATLCYAIKANSNVAILQLMAEAGVGADIVSSGELWRALHAGIPAERIVFSGVGKTAGEIAEALAAGIQRFNLESADELDMLQTLAEELGTTARAAVRINPDVDAQTHAKISTGKAENKFGVSIDEARRWFAGSARFPNVRLDGLHVHIGSQILSVEPFRLALARVAAFWRELENAGHAIASIDVGGGLGVRYREGQAPIAPADYGQAIRDALAGFRGRILLEPGRYLVAEAGVLLTRVVRVKQGERRRFLVLDAAMNDLLRPSLYDAWHDIVALVGEPRPRHRYDVVGPVCETGDTFAVDRELPELRAGDLVLIRTTGAYGAAMASTYNSRPLAAEVLLDSGRHAIVRRRQSFEEMVAGEQPARDWETA from the coding sequence ATGCAACACACCGCTACGCTTGCCGCAGGCGATACGCTCCACCCCGACGCCCTGTTCGACGGCGTCGACCTGCGCCGTCTCGCCGAGCGCATCCCCACGCCGTTCCACGCCTATTCGGCCAACGCGATCCGCGCGCGCATCGCCGGCCTGCAGGACGCCTTGCACGGACTGGATGCCACGCTTTGCTACGCCATCAAGGCCAACAGCAACGTCGCCATTCTGCAACTGATGGCTGAAGCGGGCGTCGGTGCGGACATCGTCTCTTCCGGCGAGCTGTGGCGCGCGCTGCACGCCGGGATTCCGGCCGAACGCATCGTGTTCTCTGGCGTCGGCAAGACCGCGGGCGAGATCGCCGAGGCGCTCGCCGCGGGCATCCAGCGTTTCAATCTCGAATCGGCGGACGAGCTGGACATGCTCCAGACGCTCGCCGAGGAACTCGGCACCACTGCACGCGCCGCCGTGCGCATCAATCCCGACGTGGACGCGCAGACGCATGCCAAGATCTCCACCGGCAAGGCGGAGAACAAGTTCGGCGTGAGCATCGACGAAGCGCGGCGCTGGTTCGCCGGGTCGGCGCGCTTTCCCAACGTACGGCTGGATGGACTGCACGTGCACATCGGCTCGCAGATCCTCAGCGTCGAGCCGTTCCGCCTGGCGCTCGCGCGCGTGGCTGCGTTCTGGCGCGAACTGGAGAACGCCGGCCACGCCATCGCCAGCATCGACGTCGGCGGCGGGCTCGGCGTGCGCTATCGCGAAGGACAGGCGCCGATCGCGCCGGCGGATTACGGCCAGGCCATCCGCGACGCCCTGGCCGGCTTTCGCGGCCGCATCCTGCTGGAGCCTGGACGCTATTTGGTGGCCGAAGCCGGCGTATTGCTGACACGCGTGGTGCGCGTCAAGCAAGGCGAGCGGCGCCGCTTCCTGGTGCTGGACGCGGCGATGAACGACCTGCTGCGCCCCAGCCTGTACGACGCCTGGCACGACATCGTCGCCCTGGTGGGCGAGCCCCGCCCGCGGCACCGCTACGACGTGGTCGGCCCGGTCTGCGAAACGGGCGACACCTTCGCTGTCGATCGCGAGCTGCCGGAGCTGCGCGCGGGCGACCTGGTGCTGATCCGCACCACCGGCGCCTACGGCGCGGCCATGGCCTCTACCTACAACTCGCGCCCCCTGGCCGCCGAGGTGCTGCTCGACAGCGGACGGCATGCCATAGTGCGGCGCAGGCAGAGTTTCGAAGAGATGGTCGCCGGCGAGCAGCCGGCCCGCGACTGGGAAACCGCATGA
- a CDS encoding serine hydrolase domain-containing protein has protein sequence MRLAFFLLCSLLAFFSAGVRADDADTLMKRYEGKVPGASLLVLKDGKPVLRKAYGYADLETGVAATPATNYRLASISKQFTAAAILLLAEDGKLKLSDSVRHWLPSLPASDANITIHHLLSHGSGLIDYEDLIPPGTTRQLDDGDVLRMLSAETRTYFPAGTSYRYSNSGYVLLGLIVERASGQRLPDFLRKRIFQPLHMDHTMLREPKGPQPTHRAYGYSEQDGHWLRTDQDLTSATRGDGGIYSSIDDLAKWDAALYDDRLLSDESRRLAFAAQNKVTGETDVDAYGYGWRIHGDVLWHSGESIGFRNVIVRWPKQGVTVMLLSNRNEPEPYGLAKEIGEAYLKP, from the coding sequence ATGCGCCTTGCCTTCTTTCTTCTTTGCAGCCTGCTCGCATTCTTTTCCGCCGGAGTGCGGGCCGACGATGCGGACACGCTGATGAAGCGCTACGAGGGCAAGGTGCCCGGCGCCTCTCTGCTCGTGTTGAAGGACGGCAAGCCCGTGCTGCGGAAGGCCTACGGCTATGCGGACCTCGAAACCGGCGTCGCCGCCACGCCCGCCACCAATTATCGACTGGCTTCCATCAGCAAGCAGTTCACTGCGGCGGCGATTCTGCTGCTGGCGGAAGACGGCAAGTTGAAACTCAGCGATTCGGTGAGGCATTGGCTGCCGTCGCTTCCGGCAAGTGACGCGAACATCACCATCCACCATCTGCTCTCGCATGGCTCCGGCCTCATCGACTACGAGGACCTGATCCCGCCCGGCACCACCCGGCAGCTCGACGATGGCGACGTGCTGCGCATGCTTTCTGCCGAGACACGCACCTACTTTCCTGCCGGCACGAGCTATCGCTACAGCAATAGCGGCTACGTGCTGCTCGGCCTGATCGTGGAACGCGCCTCTGGCCAACGCCTGCCGGACTTCCTGCGCAAGCGCATCTTCCAGCCGCTGCACATGGACCACACCATGCTGCGCGAACCGAAGGGTCCACAGCCCACGCATCGCGCGTACGGCTATAGCGAGCAGGATGGCCACTGGCTCCGCACCGACCAGGACCTCACCAGCGCCACGCGCGGCGATGGCGGGATCTACTCGTCGATCGACGACCTGGCGAAGTGGGATGCCGCGCTCTATGACGACCGCCTCCTGAGCGACGAATCACGCCGCCTGGCGTTCGCCGCGCAGAACAAAGTGACCGGCGAAACGGATGTGGATGCCTATGGCTACGGCTGGCGCATCCACGGCGACGTGCTGTGGCACTCGGGGGAGAGCATCGGCTTTCGCAATGTCATCGTGCGATGGCCGAAGCAGGGGGTGACGGTGATGCTGTTGAGTAATCGTAATGAGCCGGAGCCGTATGGATTGGCGAAGGAGATAGGCGAGGCTTATCTCAAACCTTGA
- a CDS encoding DUF2235 domain-containing protein, giving the protein MSDEKHKQGSDGILEDGVNYYPADSKRLQTYTDAGSALANFQAPVLIHSDNPHQKLFIAAFDGTGNDKNKDPEHATNVAKINDLVERLGDDRIQVGYVAGPGTQDYLIPRLWDGMTGATYDRRLEQMYSRLVEQAKEWRDADPNVDISIANMGFSRGAEQAAGFARLVHERGIVDPTSEQVTIDAQGRERLSYSRYLVAPGQTPQVEALFDAVNTGRPEDRDRRPPPSVISGFQIIAEDERRNKFKSDHIIDPGLSPDGRFLGVTVAGAHSDIGGSYHRDGLGIRSGNLMIDYLNALSDKPFLQKGMEPDDPRLNVVHRSEEGMLLYRIDRKVDRTTPDGYNELLVPRNDRNKVSDPYNAEPRDEALSAQFERQPVRRGAQTQGLLDTPAHPITVGSSTNDMFETLCAAAANKNDAASKQVAQAYAQSPEGQALLAQGQQANQQLAAQERQAQEASLHAQQQAQAPQQAQGPAMHR; this is encoded by the coding sequence ATGAGCGACGAAAAGCACAAGCAGGGATCGGATGGCATCCTCGAAGATGGAGTCAACTACTACCCGGCTGATTCGAAACGTCTGCAGACCTATACGGATGCTGGAAGTGCCTTGGCAAACTTCCAAGCTCCCGTACTGATACACAGCGACAATCCACACCAGAAACTCTTCATCGCAGCCTTTGACGGCACGGGAAACGACAAGAACAAGGACCCGGAGCACGCCACCAATGTCGCAAAGATCAACGATCTGGTGGAACGCCTCGGCGACGACCGTATCCAAGTAGGCTACGTCGCAGGCCCTGGCACTCAGGACTATCTCATTCCGCGCCTGTGGGACGGCATGACAGGCGCAACGTACGACCGGCGCCTCGAGCAGATGTACAGCAGGCTCGTCGAGCAGGCCAAGGAGTGGCGGGACGCTGACCCCAACGTCGACATAAGTATTGCCAACATGGGATTCAGTCGCGGCGCAGAACAGGCTGCGGGTTTTGCTCGACTGGTGCACGAACGAGGGATCGTCGATCCGACCAGCGAACAGGTGACCATCGATGCGCAAGGCCGTGAAAGACTCTCCTACTCTCGCTATCTCGTCGCCCCAGGCCAGACCCCGCAAGTCGAAGCCCTCTTCGACGCCGTCAACACCGGCCGCCCCGAAGATCGCGACCGCCGCCCGCCTCCCTCGGTGATTTCCGGCTTCCAAATCATCGCCGAAGACGAACGCCGCAATAAGTTCAAGTCCGACCACATCATCGATCCCGGCCTCTCGCCGGATGGACGATTCCTTGGGGTTACCGTGGCTGGTGCGCATTCGGACATCGGTGGCAGCTATCACCGCGATGGGCTGGGGATACGCAGTGGCAACCTGATGATCGATTACCTCAACGCCCTGAGCGACAAGCCATTCCTGCAGAAAGGCATGGAGCCCGATGATCCGCGCCTCAACGTGGTTCATCGCTCCGAGGAAGGCATGCTGCTTTACCGCATCGATCGCAAGGTGGACCGGACCACGCCGGATGGCTACAACGAGCTGCTGGTGCCACGTAACGATCGGAACAAGGTGTCCGATCCTTATAACGCCGAGCCCCGTGACGAAGCATTGAGCGCCCAGTTCGAGCGACAGCCGGTACGCCGCGGTGCTCAGACCCAAGGTCTCTTGGACACGCCTGCGCATCCGATTACGGTCGGCAGTTCCACCAACGACATGTTCGAGACGCTCTGCGCCGCGGCGGCGAACAAGAACGATGCCGCGTCCAAGCAGGTCGCCCAGGCTTACGCCCAATCGCCGGAAGGTCAGGCTCTCCTCGCCCAAGGCCAGCAGGCGAATCAGCAGCTGGCCGCCCAGGAACGCCAGGCGCAGGAGGCGAGTCTGCATGCACAGCAGCAGGCGCAGGCACCACAGCAGGCCCAGGGGCCGGCGATGCATCGCTGA
- a CDS encoding serine hydrolase domain-containing protein, whose translation MRRLASALAALLALVAGTAGAQTPKERFDPLIDAVVARYHLPGIAVGVIEHGEVVYRRTAGELALGSGQPVTPDALFKIASNSKAMTATLLARLVQQGKLRWDDPVKRWLPAFRMYDPWVTEHMQVGDLLTHRSGLGEGAGDLMLWPEPNAFTRQDIVAALAYLKPRYSFRAGYAYDNLLYVVAGEVAAAAGGAPYETLLRREVFEPLGLSRCQVGTWRRDALAPVAVPHARGDKGYEPRVPADPMVRPTTMEAAGGVQCSLDDMLAWARQWLAPTPAQLAWLPQAQRDKLWTPYTPMPISAQRRAWDGTRLYAYGYGWRIADVDGALTVSHTGTLSGMYSALYLLPDRGDGFVVLINGDAEEARTVLIEVLLKQFTAPDKARSVAAYADELAAKESHRHASRVPDTSRRQPATGKELAGLLGVWRDPWFGEIRLCPRDNGVAFESAKSPRLRGPVMRVGGEFLVQWEHGDAEAWLHAPTSKLGNLHMSKVDPDADFSYDFEDLAFKRMRDCD comes from the coding sequence ATGCGACGCCTCGCTAGCGCCCTCGCGGCCCTTCTGGCGCTCGTCGCCGGCACGGCGGGAGCGCAGACACCGAAGGAACGCTTCGATCCACTGATCGATGCGGTGGTGGCGCGCTACCACCTGCCCGGCATCGCCGTCGGCGTGATCGAGCACGGCGAAGTCGTCTACCGGCGCACCGCCGGCGAGCTCGCGCTCGGCTCGGGCCAGCCGGTGACGCCCGACGCGCTGTTCAAGATCGCCTCCAACAGCAAGGCCATGACCGCCACCCTGCTCGCCCGCCTGGTGCAGCAGGGCAAGCTGCGCTGGGACGACCCGGTGAAGCGCTGGCTGCCGGCGTTCCGCATGTACGACCCCTGGGTGACGGAACACATGCAGGTAGGCGATCTGCTCACCCATCGCAGCGGCCTGGGCGAAGGCGCCGGCGACTTGATGCTGTGGCCGGAGCCGAACGCCTTCACCCGCCAGGACATCGTCGCCGCGCTCGCCTACCTCAAGCCGCGCTACAGCTTCCGCGCCGGCTACGCCTACGACAACCTGCTGTACGTCGTGGCCGGCGAAGTCGCGGCTGCGGCCGGCGGCGCTCCTTACGAGACCCTGCTTCGTCGTGAGGTGTTCGAGCCGCTCGGGCTATCGCGTTGCCAGGTCGGCACGTGGCGGCGCGATGCGCTCGCGCCGGTGGCCGTGCCGCATGCGCGCGGCGATAAGGGCTACGAACCGCGGGTACCTGCTGACCCGATGGTGCGCCCCACCACGATGGAAGCCGCCGGCGGCGTGCAATGCAGCCTGGATGACATGCTGGCCTGGGCGCGCCAGTGGCTGGCACCGACGCCCGCCCAGCTGGCGTGGCTGCCCCAGGCGCAGCGCGACAAGCTGTGGACGCCTTACACCCCGATGCCGATCTCCGCGCAGCGCCGCGCCTGGGACGGTACCCGCCTGTACGCCTACGGCTATGGCTGGCGTATCGCCGACGTCGACGGCGCGCTGACCGTGTCGCACACGGGCACGCTCTCGGGCATGTACTCAGCGCTCTATCTGCTGCCGGACCGTGGCGACGGTTTCGTCGTGCTGATCAACGGCGACGCGGAAGAAGCTCGCACCGTGCTGATCGAGGTGCTGCTCAAGCAGTTCACCGCGCCGGACAAGGCGCGCAGCGTCGCCGCCTACGCCGACGAACTGGCCGCCAAGGAAAGCCACCGCCATGCGTCACGCGTGCCGGACACGTCCCGCCGCCAGCCGGCCACCGGCAAGGAACTGGCCGGCCTGCTCGGGGTATGGCGCGACCCGTGGTTCGGCGAAATCCGCCTGTGCCCCCGTGACAACGGCGTAGCCTTCGAGTCCGCCAAGTCGCCGCGGCTGCGCGGGCCGGTGATGCGCGTGGGCGGGGAATTTCTCGTGCAATGGGAGCACGGCGATGCCGAGGCATGGCTGCATGCGCCCACCAGCAAGCTCGGCAATCTGCACATGAGCAAGGTCGATCCCGATGCCGATTTCAGCTACGACTTCGAAGATCTCGCATTCAAGCGCATGCGCGACTGCGATTAG